One Burkholderia sp. 9120 genomic window, AACTCCGCCGCGGACAGAAAGAACGCGCCGCTGTCCATCTCCAGGGTGCGTAAGCGCAGGTCCAGCGTGAACGGACCGAATACGATCGCGCGGTCTTCTTCCCGCGCGGTGGCCGGCAGGCACGTATTGCAGCGCCGCAGCACTGCCCGCACACGCGCCAGCAGTTCACGCGGATTGAAGGGTTTGCCGATGCAGTCGTCCGCGCCCATTTCGAGGCCGATGATGCGGTCGACGTCGGTGGGTCGCGCCGTCAGAATCACCGGCACCTCGTTGCCCGCCGCGCGCAGTTTGCTCAATGCGTCCAGACCTTCGGTGCCGAACCGGATCTGATCGAGCACGACCAGATCGGGCGACGTCTGTTCGATCCTTTGCGCCAGCAAACTCACGTCGCGCAGGACGGAAACCGCCATGCCCGCCCGTTCCAGCAGGGTGGTCAGCACCTCGACGAGTTCGACATCGTCGTCAACGACCAGTATTTGTGCATTCATATCAAGGAGTCTGACGCGCAGGATGGCAAGCGGGTTTGCAATCACGCTAGCGGTCGACTCGCAGTGACCGGATCTTGAGGTCGGCTTTCAACGCCGCTTTCAAAACCGTCAGTCAGGTGCAAACCATGCGCAAACGTGCTGCCCAGATCTCTTGAACGGAGCGAACGGAGAGAATCCGTCGCTGAATGACTAATTATTTGCGTGGCGTCGCGCTGGGCTATGCGGTAAGGCGTGGGGTGGTCGCTCGAAAGCCGTCGGTAAGCGTGTTTTCAGGCTGCGGCCAGCAAGTGCGCCGACGCGGCGAAGGTGACTTCGTCGCGGAGCATTTAAACTTCGCCGGTGGCTTTCTGGTCACGAATTGCCAGCTGATCCCATTCACCCGGCGGTGCTATCGAAGTTCGAAGCGCCATGCCCTTCGGAGAGATCCATGCCGTTGCACATGTCGAGATTGATTCTTTATGTCCACGACGTCGCGCTGCTGAAGTCCTTCTATCAAACCCATTTCGCGCTGCCCGTCAGCGAAGAAATCGAACACGAATGGGTCGTGCTGCAAGCGGGCGCGGTCGAGATCGCACTGCATCGGGTCGGCGAGCCGTATCGCAAGCTGTCGGCCAAACCGAATCATTCGAATGCGAAGCTGGTGTTCTCGGTGGAGTCCGGGTTGACCGAGTTGCACGACAAACTCACGCGCGCAGGCGTACCGATGCGCGGGCTGAAACGCTACGACGGTTTCCCGCAATTGATGTGCGACGGCGAAGATCCCGAAGGCAACGTGTTCCAGCTTTCGCAAGCGGATTGAGCAGGTGTCGCGGCCTGATGTCCGCTTATGAACCCGGTCGATTCCGCTAACGTCGCGATCACGTTGCGATCACGTTCCGCTCACGCGCAACCGTCGATATCGCAACTCGGCCCGCTCTCCGGCGCCGATGAAGCCGTAGCGGACGCCGAAGCCCCCATCGAAGCGCCGGTCAAACGCGCAAGCTCGCGCGCCCATTCGACCGGCCGCCCGAGATACGCGCGAATATCGACGACACCGACC contains:
- a CDS encoding VOC family protein — its product is MPLHMSRLILYVHDVALLKSFYQTHFALPVSEEIEHEWVVLQAGAVEIALHRVGEPYRKLSAKPNHSNAKLVFSVESGLTELHDKLTRAGVPMRGLKRYDGFPQLMCDGEDPEGNVFQLSQAD